The following is a genomic window from Arthrobacter sp. NicSoilB4.
GGGTGCAGCCCAGCACCACGGTGTCGACGCCGGCGGCCTTGAGCGGCTCCAGGTACTCGCGGGCGACGGCGAGCAGCTCCGGGCCCGTCGTGATGCCGGCTTCGACGTAGGGCACGAACGCGGGGCAGGCCGCGGAAGTGATGTGCAGGTCCGGGGCGGCGGCGAAGGTGTCCTCGTAGGCGCGGGAGCCGACTGTGGCAGAGGTCCCGATCACGCCCACCCGGCCGGTGCGGGTGGCGGCGACGGCGCGGCGCACCGCCGGCTGGATCACCTCGATCACGGGAATCCCGTACCGGGCGGTGTAGCGTTCGCGGGCGTCCCGCAGGACGGCGGCGGAGGCGGAGTTGCACGCGATGGTCAGCAGTTTCACGCCGGAATCCACCAGCTCGTCCATCACGCCCAGTGCGTTCGCCCGGACCTCGGCGATGGGGAGCGGACCGTAGGGGCCGTGGGCGGTGTCGCCGACGTAGAGAATGGATTCGTTGGGCAGCTGGTCGATGATGGACCGGGCCACGGTGAGTCCGCCGACGCCGGAATCGAACACACCGATGGGACGCGATCCCATCTCGCTGGCGGTCGGGCTGACGGACTGGCTGCTGCCGGTACTGCTCGCTGGGGAGTCCGCAACAGCTCTCGCTGCCGGATCCATGCTCGATGCTGAAGTCATGATTATTCGAGGATAGGGCTT
Proteins encoded in this region:
- the murI gene encoding glutamate racemase, producing MARPAAKPYPRIIMTSASSMDPAARAVADSPASSTGSSQSVSPTASEMGSRPIGVFDSGVGGLTVARSIIDQLPNESILYVGDTAHGPYGPLPIAEVRANALGVMDELVDSGVKLLTIACNSASAAVLRDARERYTARYGIPVIEVIQPAVRRAVAATRTGRVGVIGTSATVGSRAYEDTFAAAPDLHITSAACPAFVPYVEAGITTGPELLAVAREYLEPLKAAGVDTVVLGCTHYPLLTGVISYVMGEDVTLVSSAEETAKDVYRALASSGLERTDATAPEHNFIATGDASQFEHLARRFLGPEVLSVRHVDHVAAQYPTGSLARITPEMIAAAQAGAGRPRISNFVGPSSLVAPGAASLRGRGL